A stretch of the Uranotaenia lowii strain MFRU-FL chromosome 3, ASM2978415v1, whole genome shotgun sequence genome encodes the following:
- the LOC129757307 gene encoding leukocyte elastase inhibitor-like — protein MRPLVLLFLFAQVIGLLANDAARTKFSFDFLRLTNRHNPGENLIVAPVGIHTSLAAMYHQAQPNVAQELQTVLGLAPNKQQVEREVNDLLASSRSETLSMVFKLYHARYNGLKRPLLTQSLQDKYQIPVEAVDFEQGQQVADSANAWVDRVTKSMIKNLYAADDFSEQDSMMLLNVLTMNATWDIPFITQDTKKNVFHFTNGDHSVDMMETTGNFNYCKLTNFEAVELAYEAHTNLAMLIIMPNSVEPFESALKHLDASVYEEINRKLTSHWTLGVHLPKFSITKKTKANDILQQMGLSAVFQNDAFEANHRLSSIEQNGRIDVTEQGTTAAVVTETRMVFRSGAIDVPINRPFVYLVRKQSTKEIMFIGYYAYYQ, from the exons ATGAGGCCTCTAGTGTTGTTGTTTCTGTTTGCCCAAGTTATCGGACTGCTCGCAAACG ATGCAGCACGTACGAAATTTTCCTTTGACTTCCTGCGTCTTACCAACCGGCATAATCCGGGTGAGAACCTGATCGTGGCTCCCGTTGGAATTCATACGTCTCTAGCAGCGATGTACCATCAGGCACAACCGAATGTGGCCCAGGAGCTGCAAACTGTTTTGGGATTGGCCCCTAACAAACAGCAGGTTGAACGTGAGGTTAATGACCTGTTGGCCAGTTCTAGGAGCGAGACGCTCAGTATGGTCTTCAAGTTGTACCATGCTCGATACAATGGCCTCAAACGTCCTCTGCTGACTCAATCGCTCCAGGACAAGTACCAGATTCCGGTAGAGGCCGTCGACTTCGAGCAAGGTCAACAGGTGGCCGACTCCGCAAACGCTTGGGTCGATAGGGTGACCAAATCGATGATAAAGAACCTCTACGCTGCTGATGATTTCTCCGAACAGGACAGCATGATGCTTCTCAATGTACTTACTATGAACGCAACTTGGGACATCCCATTTATCACCCAGGACACTAAAAAGAAcgtttttcattttacaaacgGAGATCACTCTGTTGACATGATGGAAACCACGGGCAATTTTAATTACTGTAAACTTACAAATTTCGAAGCTGTTGAGTTAGCTTATGAAGCCCACACGAATTTGGCCATGCTGATCATCATGCCAAATTCAGTGGAACCCTTCGAATCGGCCCTCAAACATTTGGATGCATCGGTGTATGAAGAAATAAACCGGAAGCTTACCTCGCACTGGACCTTGGGCGTTCATCTGCCCAAGTTTTCAATTACCAAGAAGACCAAGGCCAACGATATCCTGCAGCAGATGGGTCTCAGTGCCGTATTCCAGAATGATGCGTTTGAGGCTAACCATCGACTTTCGAGCATCGAACAAAACGGCCGCATCGATGTTACCGAACAAGGAACGACAGCTGCCGTAGTCACGG AAACCCGAATGGTGTTCAGATCCGGAGCGATCGATGTGCCAATAAATCGGCCTTTCGTGTACCTCGTTCGGAAACAGTCGACCAAGGAGATCATGTTCATCGGATACTATGCTTACTACCAGTGA
- the LOC129753684 gene encoding uncharacterized protein LOC129753684 encodes MENEQRESQSSNEEVFLPSEETISQPGTVYIIQDGDLEKTMGARNHATTRILSIVNTIHHYEGDVSMLKTRRSMLQDTYKAYDQAQSRLEQWSTDEFQNREDTEFKYVTGLAEIDKAIESNKAAQNSGHDLVRLPTVDLPLFSGQIEDWLEWSDKFNNLVHRRASLADVQKFEYLKLSLRGPALNIIDSLPTTSANYVVAYELLEERYNNTKLLIQKHMKDLFELEPTREESAKSLRNLFDKARKHLRSLRIMGQPVEAWNAVLIHLMANKLDNATRREWESTTSGTIPPTYDSLEAFITKRCQMLEVLPKKRHVVSETTTCYKKPRMELKVLTSNQEKRKNCLVCEEDHSLNRCNKFLSMGLDARIKTIKRHALCFNCLRSNHTADTCRSSGCLKCGRKNNTSIHREQRDFGNHRQIDPSSKYLSKSWETLLPTAVIRIMTEDRGVKPERTFIQIAGFGQQALPIKAKTDIYIAARHNVYMKKIAAYVTETITGPTPPRYIDIDGNDKIHQNLPSIQNTSLGWVVGGTLSKLAPMKSDNYDIEKVLLIKHHNWTEEELECEKLFKETTKRGSNGRFIVRLPLKENVKKLGSSKETALSQFLKLEVRFLRDPKLKLDYCAFMKEYLDMGHMEEITDRDIDPAKPTFYFPHHPVIRPESSTTKLRTVFNGSAVTSSGMSLNDTLMIGPNIQQELFCILIRFRCPKFVLTADIKKMFRQVEIDKADRQLQLIHWRFSPDEPVKTFSLKTVTYGTSSASFTAVRCLQQLAEENRESHPEASRVIMEDVYMDDLLTGHNELDKLKQLQRQLMHILSTAGFELHKWGSNEKSLLPGQNVIPVTKILGLLWDSHADKFSFSNQVIDNLTATKRQVLSEIQKVFDPLGLLSPIIINGKLLMQELWESKLDWDQPLPKELEDKWNWFKKQIYEINHISIPRHVPSAGVLVELHGFSDAAKPGYGAAIYVRVDNGNNILSHLLCAKSRVSPAKSKQTNQDDTIPRKELRAASLLADLMHKIKQTILFPIQGIYYWTDSMVTLDWINKPAHAWPTFIANRVTSIQEKTTITCWHHVRSKDNPADLISRGVSSKKLASSALWWSGPEFLKGTGESWLPMPRTLLVDITAPSAKAEPSSETFLLERFSTYTKTLRITAYCLRFVYNTKKQNIVKRVGTLALQELREAEILLIQFSQERAFKLERELLLNNKAIPRSSPLLTLNPVIDRDGIIRVGGRIQAARVTFDQKHPIILPAKCVLSKQIAKLYHLKNLHIGPQGLLYSLRMKYWPIHGKNLARQVVHQCLTCFKNKPIGITQVMGQLPAARINEARTFKTCGVDFGGPFTIKENLIRTKKFLKVYVALFICFSTRAVHLELVSSLTSAAFIAALRRFFGQRGRSSVIYCDNATNFTGASHEIARNAKELEYQLAPEISMFCSTEGVEFKFIPPRSPNFGGIWEAGIKSVKHHIKRVLGSSIPTYEEMLTLLKQIEGVLNSRPISPMSADPSDPNPLTPGHFLIGEPISNLPEIDLSSAKPHQLTRFGEVQKSLQLFWKRWRTEYLNNLQQRTKRGAKSKTNLKQGDLCLIKEDNLPPLEWITGRVVQVYPGPDGNVRVATLRTAKGEVKRAISKLCPFPTNEL; translated from the exons ATGGAAAACGAGCAACGTGAATCTCAATCTTCCAACGAAGAAGTGTTCTTGCCTAGCGAGGAAACCATCAGTCAGCCGGGAACGGTCTACATCATTCAAGATGGAGACCTTGAAAAGACGATGGGTGCCCGCAACCACGCGACCACCCGCATTTTGTCCATAGTGAATACTATCCATCACTATGAGGGAGACGTGAGCATGCTGAAAACCCGAAGAAGCATGCTGCAAGATACTTACAAAGCATACGACCAAGCTCAAAGTCGGTTGGAGCAATGGTCAACTGACGAATTCCAAAACAGGGAGGATACAGAATTCAAATACGTGACCGGCTTAGCTGAAATTGACAAAGCAATTGAAAGTAATAAGGCCGCTCAAAACTCCGGCCATGATTTGGTCCGGCTACCTACCGTCGATTTGCCGTTATTTTCAGGCCAAATCGAAGATTGGCTTGAGTGGAGCGACAAATTTAACAACTTAGTTCACCGACGAGCATCTCTCGCGGacgttcaaaaatttgaatacctAAAACTGTCGCTGAGAGGCCCCGCGCTGAATATCATAGACTCGCTTCCAACGACTTCCGCCAACTATGTGGTGGCATATGAGCTACTGGAAGAACGATACAACAACACAAAGTTGCTGATTCAAAAACACATGAAGGACCTGTTCGAATTGGAACCAACACGAGAGGAATCTGCTAAATCGTTGAGAAACCTTTTCGACAAGGCAAGAAAACACTTGAGATCGCTACGCATCATGGGGCAACCAGTGGAAGCATGGAATGCGGTTCTTATCCACCTCATGGCCAATAAGTTGGATAACGCTACACGACGAGAGTGGGAATCAACTACTTCTGGAACAATTCCCCCGACATATGACAGTCTGGAAGCGTTCATTACCAAAAGATGTCAAATGTTGGAAGTTTTACCGAAAAAACGTCACGTCGTGTCAGAAACAACTACCTGCTACAAGAAACCCCGAATGGAACTGAAGGTGCTCACGTCGAACCAAGAAAAACGTAAAAATTGCCTTGTATGTGAAGAAGATCACTCCCTCAACAGATGCAACAAGTTTCTTTCGATGGGCCTGGACGCAAGAATCAAAACGATAAAACGACACGCCTTATGTTTCAACTGCCTGCGAAGCAACCACACCGCAGATACCTGCAGAAGTTCGGGGTGCCTCAAATGTGGACGCAAAAATAACACAAGCATTCATCGTGAGCAAAGGGACTTTGGGAATCACCGTCAAATAG ATCcatcttcaaaatatttatctaaATCTTGGGAAACTTTACTGCCAACGGCTGTTATTCGAATTATGACAGAAGATAGAG GAGTCAAACCAGAACGAACGTTTATTCAAATCGCTGGATTTGGACAACAAGCTCTACCGATAAAAGCAAAAACAGATATTTATATTGCCGCCCGACACAATGTTTACATGAAGAAAATTGCAGCATACGTTACAGAAACTATAACCGGACCGACCCCCCCGCGATATATTGACATAGATG GTAACGACaagattcatcaaaatttaccGTCAATTCAGAACACTTCGCTTGGCTGGGTTGTTGGCGGTACACTTAGCAAACTTGCACCCATGAAAAGCGACAACTACGACATTGAGAAAGTCTTACTGATCAAGCATCATAATTGGACAGAAGAAGAATTAGAAtgtgaaaagttgttcaaagaAACTACTAAGCGAGGATCTAATGGGAGATTCATTGTTAGACTACCCTTAAAAGAGAATGTTAAGAAATTGGGTTCATCGAAGGAAACAGCCCTaagccaatttttgaaattggaaGTTCGATTCCTTAGAGACCCTAAACTCAAATTGGATTACTGTGCGTTTATGAAGGAATATCTGGATATGGGCCATATGGAAGAAATAACTGATAGAGACATTGATCCTGCAAAACCCACGTTTTATTTCCCTCACCACCCAGTAATACGCCCGGAAAGCAGTACAACTAAACTACGTACAGTGTTCAATGGATCTGCTGTTACGTCAAGCGGAATGTCGTTAAATGACACTTTGATGATTGGTCCCAACATACAACAAgaacttttttgtatattgATAAGATTTCGATGTCCGAAGTTTGTATTAACAGCAGatatcaaaaaaatgtttagacaGGTCGAAATTGACAAAGCCGATAGACAGCTGCAGTTGATACATTGGAGATTCTCACCAGATGAACCGGTCAAAACATTCAGTTTAAAGACGGTGACTTATGGCACTAGTTCGGCATCATTCACTGCAGTTCGTTGCCTGCAACAATTAGCAGAAGAAAATAGAGAAAGTCATCCCGAAGCATCAAGG GTTATCATGGAGGACGTGTATATGGATGATCTTCTAACTGGACATAATGAACTTGATAAACTAAAACAGTTGCAGCGACAATTGATGCACATCTTGAGTACTGCTGGATTTGAATTGCATAAGTGGGGTTCGAATGAAAAGAGCCTTTTGCCCGGACAAAATGTGATCCCTGTCACTAAAATTTTAGGTCTACTTTGGGACTCTCACGCTGATAAGTTCAGTTTTAGTAACCAAGTGATCGACAATTTGACTGCTACGAAACGCCAGGTACTGTCTGAAATACAAAAGGTGTTTGACCCGTTAGGACTCCTCTCACCTATTATCATAAATGGAAAACTGCTAATGCAGGAATTATGGGAATCGAAATTAGATTGGGACCAACCACTTCCAAAGGAGTTGGAGGACAAATGGAACTGGTTTAAAAAACAGATATATGAAATCAATCACATTAGTATTCCGAGACATGTGCCATCGGCAGGGGTTTTAGTTGAGTTACATGGGTTCTCAGACGCTGCCAAACCGGGCTACGGAGCTGCAATTTACGTCAGAGTAGATAACGGAAATAACATTTTGTCTCATCTACTCTGCGCTAAGTCTAGAGTTTCACCAGCAAAATCTAAGCAGACGAATCAAGACGATACCATACCAAGAAAGGAATTAAGAGCCGCATCGTTACTGGCAGATCTGATGCACAAGATAAAGCAAACTATTTTGTTTCCGATTCAAGGTATTTATTATTGGACGGACTCAATGGTTACTTTGGACTGGATCAACAAACCAGCACATGCTTGGCCAACATTTATTGCGAACAGGGTAACATCAATACAGGAAAAAACAACTATTACGTGCTGGCATCATGTGAGATCAAAAGACAATCCTGCGGATCTCATCTCCAGAGGGGTGTCATCGAAAAAGTTAGCATCCAGTGCATTATGGTGGTCAGGTCCTGAGTTCCTGAAGGGAACAGGCGAATCATGGCTTCCAATGCCAAGAACACTTCTCGTAGACATCACGGCTCCTTCTGCAAAGGCGGAACCATCAAGCGAGACTTTTTTGTTGGAGAGGTTCTCGACTTACACTAAAACCCTGAGAATTACTGCATACTGTTTAAGGTTTGTCTACAACACCAAAAAACAGAATATTGTAAAACGTGTCGGAACTCTTGCTCTACAAGAATTGAGGGAGGCTGAAATCTtacttattcaattttctcaagaaCGAGCATTCAAGCTGGAAAGAGAATTATTGCTTAACAATAAAGCTATCCCACGTTCAAGTCCCTTATTAACCTTAAACCCAGTCATTGATCGTGACGGCATCATTAGAGTTGGAGGGCGTATACAAGCTGCAAGAGTGACTTTCGACCAAAAACACCCAATAATTCTCCCAGCGAAATGTGTTCTATCAAAACAGATTGCCAAACTTTACCATCTCAAAAATCTGCATATTGGACCTCAAGGGCTTCTTTACTCCTTGAGAATGAAATATTGGCCTATTCATGGAAAAAATCTAGCTCGACAAGTTGTGCACCAATGCTTAACTtgcttcaaaaacaaaccaatcgGAATAACTCAAGTCATGGGCCAGTTGCCAGCAGCTAGAATCAATGAAGCAAGAACTTTCAAAACTTGCGGTGTTGATTTTGGTGGACCGTTCACTATCAAGGAGAATTTGATAAGAACGAAGAAGTTCTTAAAGGTCTACGTTGCATTGTTCATCTGTTTCAGCACTAGAGCTGTTCATTTAGAACTAGTGAGTAGTCTTACTAGTGCTGCCTTCATTGCTGCTCTACGGAGATTCTTTGGGCAAAGGGGTCGAAGTTCCGTAATCTATTGCGATAATGCAACCAATTTTACAGGAGCTAGTCACGAAATCGCCAGGAACGCTAAGGAATTGGAATATCAGCTTGCTCCCGAAATAAGTATGTTTTGTTCGACAGAAGGAGTTGAGTTCAAATTTATACCCCCTCGGTCCCCAAATTTCGGGGGCATTTGGGAAGCTGGTATAAAGAGCGTAAAACATCACATAAAAAGAGTACTCGGATCATCGATCCCGACCTATGAAGAAATGTTGACTCTACTGAAACAAATTGAGGGCGTTCTGAATTCAAGACCAATCTCACCAATGTCCGCGGATCCCTCTGATCCAAATCCATTAACGCCAGGACATTTCCTTATAGGTGAACCTATAAGTAACCTACCGGAAATTGATCTATCATCTGCTAAGCCACATCAGCTAACCCGATTCGGAGAAGTTCAGAAAAGTCTACAGTTATTTTGGAAGCGTTGGAGAACTGAATACCTGAATAATCTACAGCAAAGAACAAAGCGGGGTGCAAAATCCAAAACTAATCTCAAGCAAGGTGATTTGTGTCTAATAAAAGAAGACAATTTGCCACCTTTAGAATGGATAACTGGTCGTGTTGTGCAAGTGTACCCAGGACCTGACGGTAACGTGAGAGTTGCTACACTTCGTACTGCAAAAGGGGAAGTAAAACGAGCGATTTCAAAACTATGCCCATTTCCTACAAACgagctttaa
- the LOC129756830 gene encoding neuroserpin-like, giving the protein MKILVLLVVCFQVMGILTEDAIQTNFTLNFFRHCYRANPNQNTILSPIAIHTLLAMMYEVAQPDVAAELGRVLELPVEPEVIRKNIHKIKSSFNNDALRMVFQMYHSNVYAIRPELQRTFENQFQVPVESVNFNESQKLADSANRWVENATNFMIRDLFSQEDFSQDNVMMLLNAVAMNATWDMPFFREKTRKSVFHFENGDHEVDMMFNHNFFPFCSVAGLNVLELEYSFGTDLSMLIIMPEPGKSISVALDLLNDQQILDQINRKLSQYQRHLYLHMPKFSIVQKTNAEDILSSMGLDSIFLEDAFPTSDVPSKVSGIKQNARIDVTESGTTAAAVTEFRTDRISGPSPLFIDRPFVFVIRKQSSKEIIFIGQYSIFQ; this is encoded by the exons ATGAAGATTCTGGTGCTTCTCGTCGTGTGTTTCCAAGTGATGGGAATTCTAACTGAAG ATGCCATTCAGACCAATTTTACGTTGAACTTTTTCCGCCACTGCTATCGAGCTAATCCGAATcagaatacgatcctatcgccAATAGCGATTCACACTTTGCTGGCGATGATGTACGAAGTGGCCCAGCCGGATGTGGCTGCAGAACTAGGACGCGTCCTGGAGCTTCCGGTTGAGCCGGAGGTGATTCGAAAAAATATCCACAAAATCAAGTCGAGCTTCAACAACGACGCCCTGCGCATGGTTTTCCAAATGTACCACTCCAATGTCTACGCCATTCGACCAGAGCTTCAGCGCACTTTCGAAAATCAGTTCCAAGTGCCCGTGGAATCGGTGAACTTTAATGAGAGTCAAAAGTTGGCCGACTCTGCCAATCGATGGGTGGAAAATGCTACCAACTTCATGATCCGGGATCTCTTCTCCCAGGAAGATTTCTCCCAAGATAACGTCATGATGCTGCTGAATGCCGTAGCTATGAATGCCACTTGGGATAtgccattttttcgagaaaaaactcGGAAGTCAGTTTTCCACTTTGAAAATGGGGATCACGAAGTAGACATGATGTTCAATCACAACTTTTTTCCGTTCTGCTCAGTGGCAGGGTTGAATGTCTTAGAACTAGAATATTCCTTCGGCACAGATCTATCGATGCTGATAATTATGCCAGAGCCCGGAAAATCCATTTCGGTTGCCTTGGACCTTCTGAACGATCAAcaaattttggatcaaattaatCGCAAACTTAGCCAGTACCAAAGGCACCTTTACCTGCACATGCCCAAGTTCTCAATTGTTCAGAAAACAAATGCCGAAGACATTCTATCAAGCATGGGTTTGGATTCGATCTTTCTAGAGGATGCTTTCCCAACCAGTGATGTTCCCTCGAAGGTGTCCGGCATCAAGCAAAACGCACGAATCGATGTCACTGAAAGTGGAACTACTGCCGCTGCTGTAACTG AATTTCGAACAGACCGCATCTCTGGCCCTTCACCGCTGTTCATTGACCGGCCCTTCGTTTTCGTTATTCGGAAGCAATCTTCGAAGGAGATTATCTTCATAGGACAGTATTCAATCTTCCAATAG